The following coding sequences lie in one Arachis hypogaea cultivar Tifrunner chromosome 4, arahy.Tifrunner.gnm2.J5K5, whole genome shotgun sequence genomic window:
- the LOC112796581 gene encoding uncharacterized protein, translating into MDLAGVELTVAAYIFSKDLPNSEILAYVEHCIADRTALLTLAPNERVMDDVITVVATMLSKTSNSYQWFMPTMIMQDALQGTHLTHANLDAVICNHMRCKVNKVTEIFQPMWTDGYWYLMVVDVRRKKLIYYDSLKCTRETEHRKFAMTQVALHLESLTVGTNWLSSCTAERPRFSSYEYEEPVVLQQHRRSL; encoded by the exons ATGGATCTCGCAGGAGTTGAGCTAACTGTTGCCGCATACATCTTCAGCAAGGATCTCCCAAACAG TGAAATTCTAGCTTATGTCGAGCACTGCATTGCAGACAGGACGGCCTTATTGACGCTTGCCCCAAACGAAAGGGTCATGGATGAC GTTATTACAGTCGTCGCCACGATGTTGTCGAAGACATCTAACAGTTACCAGTGGTTTATGCCGACAATGATCATG CAAGATGCCCTTCAAGGAACACATCTGACACATGCTAACTTGGATGCAGTGATTTGCAACCATATGAGGTGCAAGGTCAACAAGGTTACCGAG ATTTTTCAACCGATGTGGACCGATGGATATTGGTACTTGATGGTGGTTGATGTAAGACGGAAGAAGCTTATCTACTACGACTCACTGAAGTGTACGAGGGAGACGGAGCACAGAAAGTTTGCTATGACACAAGTG GCACTGCATCTGGAGTCGCTAACTGTTGGAACCAACTGGCTATCTAGTTGCACTGCCGAAAGGCCGCGATTCTCATCATACGAATACGAGGAGCCTGTGGTGCTTCAGCAACATCGGCGTTC GCTGTGA